The uncultured Paludibaculum sp. sequence CGGGGCAAGACCGCTACACCGTGCGAAGAACTGAGCGGCAGCCTGAGGGGAGACCAGGTATGTCCGTGAGACCTGCCTTTGAACTGCGCTCTTGCTGACGCTTAACGCATAGCTCATGAGACTATGTGTGAGCACGCTTGTGCCAACCCTTGTGCCACCCTTGGCATCACAATAACCATCAGGAATGCAACAAGCAAGATCCACACTAGTGCGGCAAGGTAGAGTACAGAAAACAGCCGTTCCTGCCATGGCTCCCGTACGCTCTCAATACGTCCGGATGTAAACTTACCCACCCTCCACATTACCCCGGCACAAGTAACCCCAAGAACCAATCCTCCTATTATCATGACAATCCAGCATGGCGGTCCAAACTTAGCCTGACTCGCTGTCCGTATTGCAGCAACAATCGGCATCGCAAAGCACATCAACAGGAGCAAGTCCCATAACGTCATAGAGTTAACAACCCCCGGATATAAGTTGACTCACTCTTGTCCAAGATAAATCCGCGAACCCGGAATCGGGCCCGATTGGACGGCTGAGCGGGGCGCCCTCCTACAATTAAGCGTTGGCGCAGTTTCGTCTCCTCACCGGGACCGCGCCCGCGCCACACCCAAGGAGGGCAAGACAATCCTACAAGCCGCCAGTCTCTTCAATCAACTGCTGCACCACTTCCCCCGCAATGAGTTCACCGCTCTCGTCAAGAAGCACGGCGCCGAACGCTCCGCCAAGGGCTTCATCTGCTGGACCCAGTTCGTTTCCATGCTCTTCTGCCAACTGGGCCGCGCCGAACAGAGCGCGGTCTCAGCGAATTAGCGGCGCAAAATCACTGGTCGCCATCGGCTCGTAGTCGGGCGAACTGCCCGTTCGTCCTCCCGCATCCACTTGGCCGGGCATTGCCGTTCGCTTACCTCGCGCTGACAGTAATCGACCTAGTCATCAGGAGTGTCAAACGCCGCGATTGCCGCTTCCACCGTCTCGAACGCGCCCGACCCCTCTTCTGGCGATTGATCCAGCAGAAGCTCAACGAAAAGCTGATCAAGGTACTGATGCCAGTCGTTGGGCGTCTGCTGCTCACCAAAAAAATCTCGCCGGATCACGGAATAATGGAGCGTTCGAATGTCTTGAAGAACGCAATATCTATACAGGCCGCCGTCAGCCCTGTCCCAAACAGAGAAGGATTTGTACATGCAAATGCAGCGCGCGCCGCTATCGTTCGTGGCCGACTCGAGGAATGGCCGTCACCGACGACATTCACCTGAGAGTATAGCCCGCCGCGCGGCAGGCGCAGTTCGACTGCGCGGAATCACTCAACCTCTCCCCGTATCCCCCTCGAACCCACCGTCATCCCTCACCCATTTCGCCACCTGTCGGGCAGCCCCTCGAAAACCCCAACCAATGGCCGCCCAGTGCACCTATGCAGGCTCGGCAGACCGGTCAAGAGTGGGACTCCAGTACGGCCAACAGGGCGCCCTTAAGATTGGGGTCGAAGCCCGCCGCACTCTGACAGCCCCGCTCCTGCTGAGCGACCAGTTCCCGGCCCAGTTCCCGCCACTTCGCCCACCCCCCGGGTCTACGGGTGCGCAGGACTTCTCAGTGGGGCACGCGGAGGACGCCTTCAAGATGGGGTGGGCATAGCGCTCACACTGTGTCCGGAGGCACCCGGTCCAGCGCTAGAGAACACCCAGCAGCACCCTGGGCGTGTAGTCTATCGCCGCATTTGAGGAGTCCTTGAACCTAAAACCCACTGTCGCCGTAGCTCCCGGCGCCAACACCGTAACCGGAAGGTCCATATAGGGTGAACCTTGATACGTGCCCGTCGCCGTCAGCAATGTAACCCCGCTGGTGAGTCCGGTGAGGACAACTCGAATGGGACCCGTAAGGGTTTGCGTCGATGTGTTCGTCACCGTTAGGCCGCCTGCCAACGTCCCTGTTCTCCTATTTTGGACAAGAGGAATGCGTGTCGTTCCCACCGAGTTCGTAATGTCCGCCCGGAAGTAGGCAACCAGTGCGCCGGGTTCGCTGCCAGGAAATATCGCGCGTGTCGCCGAACCACCGTCAGCCCAGCCGGCAAACTCCCACACCAAGCCATTTAGGCTCTGTGAAGTCGCGACGGAAAGATCATGCCCTGGTCCGGGCGGCCAGGCCAAGGTCGCCGGAGCGGTGTAGGCGATTGTGTCCGCCAAAAATTGAAGACCGGCCGGCCAAGTACTGATACGGTAGCCGCTGGCCGGCAAGTCGGACACGTTGAGCAGCCCGCTGGAAACATGGGTCAGTGTTCCGCTCGTTCCCGTCACAAGCACCGGGTAAACGCCGGCGGTGGTCGTGCTTGCGGCATCAAGACTCAGCATGTTAAGGCCGGTGGGTGTAGCGGCAATGCCGGAAGGAAGGCCATCAGCACTCAGCGTAACCGGACCAGCAAATCCCGCTTGAGAGGAAACTGGCGCAAACAGGTATGTCTGCGAGCCAGGACGGATCGTTAGGAAAGGCGGGTCAACACGCAGTGTGAAATCCGCCATGCCGAGCTCGAGCAGTGTTGAGGCGTAGGCCGGAGTCGTGAAGACATCTCCATGCACTTCCAGTTCCAACCGACGATTCAGATCATCTTGGCCAAGGCAGCTAATGGAGATGTTGACGAGGCGGTAGGGGCTGACGAGCCCGGCCTGCCGGATCGCGAAGGTGTCGATCTCAAATGGGATAGAAGATACCGGCGTTTTCGAGAAAAATGTTCCCGACACAGGGAGCGATGGAGAGGTGGCCGGCGCTGCGGGCAACAAGTACCCAGACCACGAGCAGGAGACGCTCTCTGTGGCCAACGCCGGCGAGATCCCCACATTCACGCGCAGGATCTCCGCTCCGGCAAGCCCATTTAGATCAAGCAATTCCGAGGAATTTTGTCCGCTCAGCGCGAGTGCGGCCTTCTCGAAGACGTACGCGCGTGTCAACCCAAGATCGGCCGAGGCGGCAACGATGGTTTCGTCCTCTCCTTCGTCCTTCAAGAGCACAAAATTGGCCAGCTTTAGTGGTTGATTGTCCGGCCAGGTCCCACTGGCGTAGAAGTCTAGGGCTATCGAGGACGTCCCGGCTGTCAGATCTTGATGCTCACTACTCTGACCTAGTTGGTTGCCCTGCGCGTCAAGGATCTCTCCCTGCAGCGTGTAACCGCCTGGTTGCGAGGTCGTGACGGTCACGCCTACCGTAATCCCCTCTGCTCGGCCGTTGGCGTTCTCGTCTCTGGGTCCGTCTTGGTACGCCTGGATTGTGGCAACTGCATCGATCACCTCGAACTCCACAAGGGCCGACCGAGAAAACGACCTGCCGCCCGTACTCCCTGATGCTCTCACGATCACACGCTGTCTTCCGGCATTGGTCGCGGTATAGACGCCGGTGTAGGTGCCGTCCCCTGCAGCAGCGTCATTGGGGCCGGAGTCAGCAAACACCAACGGAGATTGCGAGCCAGACGCAACTACCTTCCATTTCAATAGCGCTGGCGAAAATGTCTCCCCTTCCGGTACCCGCAACACAAATGTTGATGGGATTGGGACCCCGGCGCCAGATGCCATGTCTCCAATGAACATTTCGTCGGCGCCCCGCACGGTCAGGGAGGCATCCACCACCTGAACACTCGCAAGAACACCCATTAGGGGGCCACCCGAATTTGTCAGGATGGCGCTAAGCTCATAGTCGACCGATCCGTTCCCGAGCTCAGTCCTCCTCACCTCGCTGAAGCTCCCAGCACTCACTTGGGTGGTCACGTCTGCCGGCACATAGAGCGTTCCATTTACGTTCGCGCCGGCCAATGGTTGGTTGTCGTGAAAGAGGAAAGCAGAGAGGATAACCCTGTCGCCGACTCGATAGGAGTAGGCATGAGGCGCGACACCAAGCCGCACCGGCGATGCCGATATGTACATCACGGTTATCTTCGTGGGTGTCATAATCCCCGTGGTGTTCACTCTTACCCTATACATCCCGGCAGCGCTAAGGCTCGGAAGCTCGATCAGAGTCTGAGTCCCGCCAATGCCCAAAGGGGGTGGAACGTCCAGATCTTTCAAGGTCAATGCGGTGACAGCCGTAAAGACGTAACCCTGGTTGTTCACTGGGCCCAACTCAGAGCCATCCGGTACAACCAGCGTCAGTTGTGCGGAGGGATTCGAACTTACGATCAGAAGGAATTCCCGTCCTGCCACACCGGGATCCAAGGTCATCTCGACGAGTGTGGCTGATGTGTCAGGAGCGGCCGTCACATTCCGTAGATCCATGGCTGCCAGTTCCACTTCGGGACTGGTGGCCGGAGCCACCTGTGCCCAGATTGGCGATAGGGCTCCCAGGCAGCAGAGGAGTAACGAGGAGCGTGTCAAATCACAATCCTTTCCAGAGCGATTCGGTTCTATGGCACGGAGGGCATTTCACAGACAAACGCACGATCCTTGTGAAATGTCTGCGGCACGACGAAATAGTGGTCCGTCACCCAAAGGCAGCCTTGTGCGGTAGTGAAATTCCAATTTCGGAACTTGCCGGCCATGGTCGCAAGCCTCCGCCCCGATGGCACATCGTAGATATCTATCAAGAAGAGACCGCCGACAGGCACGATGTCGAGGAATCTGGCAGTCCACAGGTTCGGTATCGTCTCACTCGCAACGGCCAGGAATCGCCCGTTTGGAGAAAGCACCGCAGGGCCCATCTCGCGAGTTGTATCCCGGCAGCAATCTCGTTCGCAGATGATGTCGTTGTTGAAATGGCGCCATTCCTTGCCGCTGGGCAGAAAGCGCCGGCCCGCCCACACGACCGCCTGCCCTTCCGTCGAGCGGTACTCCAAGAGCGTGCGCCGCTGAGGATAGGCTACGAGACGGTCTCGTGGAACACAATTGAACGGAGGACTGGCGCCGAGCCATTCTTCTTCCTTGGCGGCGACGGCCGAGGCCCCAGGCGTGAGGCGCAGTTTCCTGATAGGCATGGGCTCCCGCCGGTCCCCGTAGAACCTACGGACAAGAACCTCCTCGGGTTGTTCCAGCTTAACCCGCCACTCTAAAGGCGTATGTTGCGAGTCCTGATCGAGCGCCCTTTTGCTGATACCCCAATCCTTCTTGCTCAACGTAACTTCGAAGCACCGGGCGGAATCATGGACGTCTCTCGCAGTCCAGTGTATGTTCTCGCAGGGAGCCAGCAGGCCCGCGGCGAACAGGGTCCACGCAACTCGTGCGCATCTTCGGCCATTGATCCCGGAAATCGTCATGGCAGTTGAAGTCCCCCGCCCAACTCAGTTTGGACTGCTAGACGGTTGCGAACTGCGGATCCTGCCAAGGATCGTATCGGCACCATCTTCGCGCAACACCGAACCGTGGTTGCGAGGAAAGACGGCATTAGTTGACTCGTACGGCAAGTTGGCAAATCGATCATATTGCGCCCCCTTAAGAGTTACGAGCCCGTCATTCCTCCGAAACCCCCAAGTTAGTAATGGCATTTTTGGAATCAGACCAAGGACCGCATTCGCGGTTTGTAGCGGGAACGGATAGCCCGTGAATTCGAACATTGCAGCTAGAAACTTCGCACCGGAGCCCTCGTACCCCTCGAGCTCGTTGGGCCCCTCCTCTGCCCTGGTAAGTTTGTAGTCCCCGTTCAGATCCGCGTCCGCCATCGTATACGAGTACGAAACCGGGACCATCTCGTCGGTTGGTTGAGGCTGATTGCAGTGATCGCCGCAGAGTCTGATAGCCTGCGGCGGCGACCCGGTACAGAGGTTGAAAAGCGCAACGTCGGAGGTCCCCAGGTCGCGGAGCCCCCCAACCATTGGAACCTCGGATACCAAGACTCGCAGGGCCATCGGCTGAGAACCAAATTCCTCTATTGTTCCCCGGACACACTATTCCCTAGCAATCAACTTATCTGAGCAGCCTGCCCACTTCATGAGCGCACAGCGAAGCTCCTCCAGTCTGTCAAATGCGCGCCAAAGTCCAGCAGCTTTGATGGCTTCGGTGGGTGGTCCGCCAACCATGTACTGCGATCGGTCTTTCACCAGTTCAATCAGAGTACCCGCTCGGCGCAACTCTACGTGCCAATTGCCGAACGTTTTGGCATCATAGCGAGCGGCGGACACCCTCCACCCCACTGCGTGAAGTTCTGAGACAAGTGCGCCCACCTCCACTTCAACTTCAGCGGGGAGGTCCTCATCATTGTCGCGCATGGCAATGAGCTTCCCACGCTTCGCGGCCACGAAGCAATCTCAGACCCTGGAAGCTCCTCGGCCTGACCCGCCCCGCCGCGATCTCGTCCTCTATTTGCCAATCGGCCCGGGTTTGACTGCGCGGAATCGCCCAACGTCTCCTCCGTCTCCCCTTGAATCCACCGTCATCCCTCACCCATTTCGCCACCTGTCGGCCAACCCCTCCAGAACGCCAACCGAGGGCCGCCCAGTGCGCCGAATCCCCAAAAAAACCGCACAAATCAGCATGGAATCAACAGAGCAGAAACGCCACCGCATGCTCGGAAATGGAACCACTGGCAACTAGGGCACGCAAGCCGGTTCTCCCTCTCGCCCCGCCCCAGGGCGAACAAAAGGCGGTCACAGCCGTTCCAGTAAAATATCTCCTTTCTTTCCAATCCCGCCCTTCCCAAATCACCCCAAACCCCTTGACTCCACCCGCTACCGTAAAACTAGGTCCGGCTGTTATCCCGAACCGAGATTTTCACAAATAGGAAGGGAATTTACCCATGGCATCACCAGCTCAGTTTGCCGCGAACCGCGCGAACGCCCAGCGCTCCACCGGACCCACCTCCCCCGAGGGCAAGGCTCGCTCCGCCCGCAACGCCCGCAGTCACGGCCTCACCTCCACCAAGCTCGAAATCTCGGAGAGCGACCGCCCGGTCTTCGATCGGCTCGAAGCCAATCTCCGCGCCGAAACCGCACCCGCCACCTGCCTCGAGGAAGAGATCTTCCACCGCATTCTGGCCCACACCTGGAACCTCGCCCGCATCGAAAACTTCGAATCCAACATCCTTGCCGAAACGGACCCATTCGCCGAGCCCGGCCCCGAAGCCGCCAACCTCGACCGTTTCGCCCGCTACCGCCGAGACCTCGAACGCTCCCTCTACCGCGCCATCGCCGAGCTCCGCAAGCTCCAAACCGAGCGCGCCGCCCTCTTCCAACAGCACACTCCGGCCATCGAGGCCATCCTGGAATCCACGCCGCTGGCCGAAGTCACGCGGTTGACGAAACAGACCCAATCGCTCTTTGACCCCCACCAGGCCTTTGAAACCAAACAGCGTTTCACCGGCGGCCGCGACAACGCCATCGCCGCCAACAAAGCCTTCCAGGAAGAGATGGACCGGCGCGAGGCCGCCCATCCGGCGCCCGCCCACATCCGCCGCTTCCAGGACCAACAGGCCGTCGTCAGCGCCTGCGGTCTCTAGAACGCTTTCATCGCCCATTGCCCCGGAAATACCAGGTTGCCCTGTGATCCCATCGATCTTTGAATCTTGAATCTTAGTCGCGCGCGGACGCCCAACGGCTTTCGCATCGCTTGCGGGCGCGTTCACGGGGTGCGGAAGCCCCAACGCCCGCAAGCAGAGGGCGTGGACCCTCACCCTCTCTGCGCCGTAGCTCCGAACTCACAGCGCGCTTGACCTGGGCGATATCTGCTGATAGGCTGCTCTCAGCATATCGACTAGATAGTGCATAAATATTCCATCACGCTCAATCGTCGCCGGATGAGAGGTCTCTTTCATGTCCAATCAACGTCCATCTTTGTCGCGCCGGGAACTGCACACGGGTCTGCTCGGACTGGCCTCCGCCGCTTTGGCGCCGGCACAGACCGGCTCCACCGTCCAGCGATGGGATCGCTTTGAAGCGTCGTGGAGTGGGCCTTCCAGCGGCAATCCATTCCGGGATGTCCAATTGCGCGCCCGGTTCAGCATCGGGCACCGCACGGTAGAGGTGAGCGGGTTCTACGACGGCAACGGCCAGTACAAGGTGCGGTTCATGCCCGACACACTGGGCGCGTGGACCTTCGTCACCAGCAGCAATAGCGGTGCGTTGGACGGCAAGACCGGCGGGTTCACCTGTGTAGCCCCAGCGGCCGGCAACCACGGCCCTGTCGGCGTAAGCCACACCTGGCACTTCTCGTACGCTGACGGCACGCCCTACAAGCCCCTGGGCACCACATGCTACGCGTGGAGTCATCAGACGGACGCACTCGAGGAGCAGACCCTGGCGACGCTACGCTCCGGGCCCTTCAACAAGATGCGCATGTGCGTCTTTCCGAAGGACTATGTCTACAACAAGAACGAACCGCCGTTCTATCCGTTTCCCCGCGAGAATGGGAAGAACGACTTCAGCCGGTTCGTGCCCGAGTATTTCCAGCATCAGGAAAGACGCATCGCGCAGTTGATGGCGATGGGCATTGAAGCCGACCTGATCCTCTTCCATCCTTACGACCGCTGGGGCTACAAGGTGATGCCACCCGAAGTCGACGACGCCTATCTGCGGTACCTGGTCGCCCGCCTGTCGTCATTCCGCAACGTCTGGTGGTCGATGGCGAATGAGTGGGACTTCGTGAAGGAGAAGAAGGTCTCCGACTGGGACCGTTACTTCCAGATCGTCCAGGAAACCGACCCGTATCAGCATCCGCGCTCCATCCACAATGGTTCTGTGCTCTACGACCACGGCAAGCCGTGGGTGACGCACACCTCCATTCAGGGCGACGACTTCTCGAAGACCGAGGAGTGGCTGCGCACCTACAAGAAACCGGTCATTTTCGACGAGTGCAAGTATGAGGGCAACATTCCCCGGCGTTGGGGCAATATCTCCGGTCACGAGATGATGCGGCGCTTCTGGCTGGCCACTGTGAACGGAGCCTATGGTGGTCACGGCGAGACCTTCCTGAATGAGGAAGAGGTGCTGTGGTGGTCGAAGGGCGGCGTGCTGCATGGCGAGAGCCCGCAACGCATCGCCTTCCTCCGCAGGATCCTGGACGAGAGCCCTGCCCAGGGCCTGAATCCGCTGCCGAATCAGAAGTACCCGTGCGCCGCGCGCGAGAACGAGTACTACCTCTACTTCTACGACCTGCATCAACCGGCCGAGATGGATTACGAACTGCCGGAACAGGTGAGTTTCCAGGCGGACCTCATTGATCCCTGGGCCATGACCATCCAACCGTTGCCCGGCACGCACCGCGGCAAGTTCACTCTGAAGCTGCCCGGCAAGCCGTATCAGGCGATGCGCTTCCGCAAGGCCTGAGTCGCCGGCAGCGTGCTATCATTGCCCATTCGGTCCCGCGCCGGACCGTTGACACTACCTCCACGCTGAACCACCACAGCCTCGCCGCTTGAATCTCTGTCTCCCCCACTTTGAGAGGTGACCATGCGACTCCTGTGGCCGTCCCTGGCGGTGGTGCTGCTTCTGTATCCAGCGCTCGCCGAGGAACACAACTACCAACTGGCCGGCCCCGCTCCTGGCAGCATCCGCTTTAAGTGGATCCACGGTTCCATCTGCGCGGCCACCAATCGCGATCCGCGCGTCCAGGCCGTGATGTACAACGAGGATACTTACATCCTGCGCGAGAACATCGCGATCCACTACGATGCGCCGTTCACCTATCTGCTCATGGGCAACAAGGGCGCACTGCTGGTCGATACAGGCGCCACGGAGGAAGCGGAATACTACCCGCTACGCGCCACCGTGGACGCCATCCTGAAGCGTTGGGGCGACCTGCGCGGCAAGACCGATCTGCCTCTCACCGTGGTGCTCACCTCGCCGGAA is a genomic window containing:
- a CDS encoding DUF5060 domain-containing protein; the encoded protein is MSNQRPSLSRRELHTGLLGLASAALAPAQTGSTVQRWDRFEASWSGPSSGNPFRDVQLRARFSIGHRTVEVSGFYDGNGQYKVRFMPDTLGAWTFVTSSNSGALDGKTGGFTCVAPAAGNHGPVGVSHTWHFSYADGTPYKPLGTTCYAWSHQTDALEEQTLATLRSGPFNKMRMCVFPKDYVYNKNEPPFYPFPRENGKNDFSRFVPEYFQHQERRIAQLMAMGIEADLILFHPYDRWGYKVMPPEVDDAYLRYLVARLSSFRNVWWSMANEWDFVKEKKVSDWDRYFQIVQETDPYQHPRSIHNGSVLYDHGKPWVTHTSIQGDDFSKTEEWLRTYKKPVIFDECKYEGNIPRRWGNISGHEMMRRFWLATVNGAYGGHGETFLNEEEVLWWSKGGVLHGESPQRIAFLRRILDESPAQGLNPLPNQKYPCAARENEYYLYFYDLHQPAEMDYELPEQVSFQADLIDPWAMTIQPLPGTHRGKFTLKLPGKPYQAMRFRKA